A genome region from Nitrosopumilus oxyclinae includes the following:
- a CDS encoding tryptophan--tRNA ligase translates to MSADDFIVTPWHVEGDIDYDKLIKQFGTEKISSELLERIKKITGEDHFMLRRGIFFSHRELNRILDEYEKGNKFFLYTGRGPSGHTHIGHLVPWMFAKWLQEKFDVNMYFQLTDDEKFFSKPNLTLEDTKKFAYENALDFIALGFNPEKTKIIINTRNIQTLYPIAAQVAKKINFSNTKATFGFTNETNLGMIFYTSLQSAPCFIEDKPVLIPLGVDQDPHFRLTRDIAPKIGKQKPALVHNIMIPSLEGPGGKMSASDEKGTIYTTDSPSEVKKKINKHAFSGGQPDIEQHRKLGGNPDIDVSYQYLRIFFEPDDDKLKTIYEDYKSGKLLSGELKAILIEKINAFLAVHQENREKAKNQIEQFLFENK, encoded by the coding sequence ATGTCAGCTGATGACTTTATTGTAACACCTTGGCATGTTGAGGGTGATATTGACTATGATAAACTAATCAAACAGTTTGGAACTGAGAAAATTTCTTCAGAATTACTCGAGAGAATCAAGAAAATTACAGGTGAGGATCATTTCATGCTCAGAAGGGGTATTTTCTTCTCACATAGAGAACTAAATAGAATTCTTGATGAATATGAAAAAGGAAATAAATTCTTTCTATATACTGGAAGGGGTCCATCAGGACATACCCACATAGGACATTTGGTACCATGGATGTTTGCAAAATGGTTACAAGAAAAATTTGATGTGAACATGTATTTTCAACTTACCGATGATGAAAAATTTTTTTCAAAACCTAATCTTACTTTAGAAGATACAAAAAAATTTGCTTATGAAAATGCATTAGATTTTATTGCATTAGGTTTCAATCCAGAAAAAACAAAAATTATCATCAATACAAGAAATATTCAAACATTATATCCAATTGCAGCTCAGGTAGCAAAAAAAATTAATTTTTCAAATACAAAGGCAACATTTGGTTTTACAAATGAAACAAATCTTGGAATGATATTTTATACATCGTTACAGTCAGCTCCATGTTTTATTGAAGATAAACCAGTTCTAATTCCATTAGGTGTTGATCAAGATCCTCATTTTAGATTAACAAGAGACATTGCACCAAAAATTGGAAAACAAAAACCAGCGTTGGTTCACAATATTATGATTCCTAGTTTAGAAGGGCCAGGTGGAAAAATGTCAGCATCAGATGAAAAAGGTACAATATACACAACTGATTCACCATCCGAAGTAAAAAAGAAAATTAACAAACATGCATTTTCAGGAGGCCAACCAGATATTGAACAACATAGAAAACTTGGTGGAAATCCAGATATCGATGTATCTTATCAATACCTAAGAATATTTTTTGAACCAGATGATGATAAATTAAAAACAATTTATGAAGATTACAAATCAGGTAAACTACTTTCAGGTGAACTAAAAGCTATTTTGATTGAGAAAATTAATGCATTTCTTGCAGTCCATCAAGAAAATAGAGAAAAAGCTAAAAACCAAATAGAACAATTTCTTTTTGAGAATAAATGA
- a CDS encoding thioredoxin family protein, whose translation MVLLESQIKLKTGDIAPDFELMGIDDKMHSLNDYGSYKGILIIFMCNHCPYVKAKVDALNELFEKCGKDIAIIGINSNDSTDYPEDSFEAMKETAKEKGFEFDYLVDETQEIAKKYGAMCTPDPFLFNAQKQLVFHGKIDNAMKPDDEATEKTMIVNMKKLIAGEKIEKDFDPSIGCSIKWK comes from the coding sequence ATGGTACTTTTAGAATCACAAATCAAACTAAAAACAGGAGATATTGCACCAGATTTTGAATTAATGGGAATTGATGATAAAATGCATTCATTAAATGATTATGGAAGCTACAAAGGAATTCTAATAATTTTCATGTGTAATCATTGTCCGTATGTAAAAGCAAAAGTAGATGCACTCAATGAATTATTTGAAAAATGCGGTAAGGATATTGCAATAATTGGAATCAACAGTAATGATTCCACAGATTATCCTGAAGATAGTTTTGAAGCTATGAAAGAGACAGCAAAAGAGAAAGGATTTGAATTTGATTATCTAGTAGATGAAACACAAGAAATTGCCAAAAAATATGGTGCCATGTGTACACCAGATCCTTTCTTGTTTAATGCACAAAAACAACTAGTTTTTCATGGAAAAATAGACAACGCCATGAAACCAGATGATGAGGCAACTGAAAAAACCATGATTGTTAATATGAAGAAATTGATAGCTGGAGAAAAAATTGAAAAAGATTTTGACCCATCAATTGGTTGTTCAATCAAATGGAAATAA
- a CDS encoding ammonia monooxygenase, which produces MVWLRRCTHYLFIVVVAVNSTLLTINAGDYIFYTDWAWTSYTVFSISQTLMLIVGATYYLTFTGVPGTATYYALIMTVYTWIAKGAWFALGYPYDFIVTPVWLPSAMLLDLVYWATKKNKHSLILFGGVLVGMSLPLFNMVNLITVADPLETAFKYPRPTLPPYMTPIEPQVGKFYNSPVALGAGAGAVLACTFAALGCKLNTWTYRWMAAWSKWD; this is translated from the coding sequence ATGGTCTGGTTAAGACGATGTACACACTACTTATTCATAGTAGTTGTTGCAGTTAACTCAACACTGTTAACAATTAATGCAGGAGACTACATCTTCTACACTGACTGGGCTTGGACTTCGTACACGGTATTTTCAATATCGCAAACGTTGATGCTTATTGTAGGTGCTACATACTATCTTACATTTACAGGCGTTCCAGGCACAGCAACGTACTACGCTCTAATTATGACAGTATACACATGGATTGCAAAAGGTGCATGGTTTGCACTCGGATATCCATATGACTTCATTGTAACTCCAGTTTGGCTACCTTCAGCAATGCTGTTGGATTTGGTTTACTGGGCAACAAAGAAGAACAAGCACTCCTTGATACTGTTTGGCGGCGTACTGGTAGGAATGTCATTACCATTGTTCAACATGGTAAACCTGATAACAGTAGCAGACCCACTAGAAACGGCATTCAAATATCCAAGACCAACATTGCCACCATATATGACACCAATCGAACCGCAAGTCGGCAAATTCTATAACAGCCCAGTTGCTCTCGGTGCAGGTGCAGGTGCAGTATTGGCATGTACATTTGCAGCTTTAGGTTGTAAATTGAACACTTGGACATACAGATGGATGGCCGCTTGGTCAAAGTGGGACTAA
- a CDS encoding CxxC-x17-CxxC domain-containing protein produces MDLYKSKYSDGKTDGRNSRRENNTSRSFRNSGDTRGSRDESTTVTCSDCGTECTVPFVPRTNKPVYCSDCFRQNKPQDSGNDRYSRDDRGSRSSRDDRGSRYSRDDRGSRDESTTVTCSDCGTECTVPFVPRTNKPVYCSDCFRQNKPQDSGNDRYSRDDRGSRSSRDDRGSRYSRDDRGSRDNDREDTEVTCADCGNQCTVPFVPRSNKPVYCSDCFRQNKPQDSGNDRYSRDDRGSRSSRDDRGSRYSRDDRGSRSSSRRESSRDDNRSRKPRSDKFLRKQESFFSGGSDKFFETIKEKLYEILGGKVCSNCGFSDERALGISPISENVTSDNSGRGGDVASWGKYISAPDVAREELKVFCLNCNQIREPTAKRSEVSSRPKSKKSKYFPR; encoded by the coding sequence ATGGACTTATACAAATCAAAGTATTCCGATGGAAAAACAGATGGAAGAAATTCCAGACGAGAAAATAATACATCTCGTTCTTTTAGAAATTCTGGAGATACAAGAGGTTCACGAGATGAATCTACAACTGTAACTTGCTCTGATTGCGGTACTGAATGTACAGTTCCATTTGTTCCAAGAACTAACAAACCAGTCTACTGTAGTGATTGTTTCAGACAAAACAAACCACAGGATTCAGGAAATGATAGATATTCCAGAGATGATAGAGGTTCACGTTCTTCACGAGATGATAGAGGCTCAAGATATTCCAGAGATGATAGAGGTTCACGAGATGAATCTACAACTGTAACTTGCTCTGATTGCGGTACTGAATGTACAGTTCCATTTGTTCCAAGAACTAACAAACCAGTCTACTGTAGTGATTGTTTCAGACAAAACAAACCACAGGATTCAGGAAATGATAGATATTCCAGAGATGATAGAGGTTCACGTTCTTCACGAGATGATAGAGGCTCAAGATATTCCAGAGATGATAGAGGTTCAAGAGATAATGATAGAGAAGATACCGAGGTAACTTGTGCTGATTGTGGAAATCAATGTACAGTTCCATTTGTTCCAAGAAGTAACAAACCAGTCTACTGTAGTGATTGTTTCAGACAAAACAAACCACAGGATTCAGGAAATGATAGATATTCCAGAGATGATAGAGGTTCACGTTCTTCACGGGATGATAGAGGCTCAAGATATTCCAGAGATGATAGAGGTTCACGTTCTTCATCTAGACGAGAATCTAGTAGAGATGATAACAGATCTAGAAAACCACGAAGTGATAAATTTTTGAGAAAACAAGAGAGTTTCTTTTCCGGTGGTTCAGACAAATTTTTTGAAACAATTAAAGAAAAACTATATGAAATTCTAGGTGGAAAAGTCTGTTCTAATTGTGGTTTTAGTGATGAAAGAGCTTTAGGAATTAGTCCAATTTCTGAAAATGTCACTTCTGATAATTCTGGCCGTGGTGGTGATGTTGCCTCATGGGGCAAATATATCTCCGCACCAGATGTTGCTAGAGAGGAATTAAAGGTATTTTGTTTAAATTGCAATCAAATCAGAGAACCTACCGCAAAACGTTCTGAAGTCAGTTCAAGACCAAAATCAAAAAAGAGCAAATATTTTCCTAGATAA
- a CDS encoding phosphopantetheine adenylyltransferase — protein sequence MSQFSLVAMGGTFDIIHKGHLTLLSNAFDISDKVIIGITSDEFAAKKGKIPINKYDQRFENLTSVLTKEFPNASFEISKLENDFGPAVLEKEVEALVVSDETSIQGTILNELRAKKNLPPVQVVTVPMLLAKDGTRISTTRIKNSEIDIDGNLLSIDK from the coding sequence ATGTCTCAATTCTCTCTTGTAGCAATGGGTGGAACTTTTGATATTATCCATAAAGGTCATCTTACTTTACTATCCAATGCATTTGATATTTCTGATAAAGTTATCATCGGAATTACCAGTGATGAATTTGCTGCAAAAAAAGGAAAAATTCCTATAAACAAATATGATCAACGTTTTGAAAATTTAACATCTGTTTTAACCAAAGAATTTCCTAATGCTTCTTTTGAAATTAGTAAATTAGAAAATGATTTTGGTCCGGCAGTTCTAGAAAAGGAAGTTGAGGCATTAGTTGTTAGTGATGAAACTAGTATTCAGGGAACCATTCTTAATGAATTGAGAGCAAAAAAGAATCTTCCACCAGTTCAAGTTGTTACGGTTCCAATGTTATTAGCAAAAGACGGTACTAGAATATCTACGACTAGAATTAAGAATTCTGAAATCGATATTGATGGAAACTTGCTATCAATTGACAAGTAG
- a CDS encoding phenylalanine--tRNA ligase subunit alpha codes for MSQVFHDIEKKIITSLRADLKQSPEMLQNSTGLSLDQIRRGIEWLKLKDLAIVDESSVSILSLGKNGIESLKMNLPERRLLDLLKDGPRKLSDLQKELGTIFGPAMGLCKKNNWIEITDNQISPIFVSADELPGEKTLKQIGTKQIPKSLVDENDLASLLNRPDFIIDTPKKTKEISLTDTAMKIELSNSSDAIDVEAKVPEVFVARTHPLKDTIDEIREIFVTLGFSEILGNMTQSSFWNFDALFTPQDHPARELQDTFYLDRINAKKIGTPEQIKKVSESHKKNWRYQWDINEARKMVLRTHTTCVTIKHLAENKPDEARIFSLGRVFRNEKVSYKHLVEFNQIEGVVVGKDASLKNLMGIQREFYKRIGITKIKFWPTFFPYTEPSLQTMVYNEKLGKWIELFGMGIFRPEVTKPLGITQPVLAWGGGIERIAMLKYDLDDVREFYNNNLGWLRSAKKCQ; via the coding sequence TTGTCGCAAGTTTTTCATGATATTGAAAAAAAAATTATCACCTCATTAAGAGCTGATCTAAAACAATCTCCTGAAATGCTTCAAAATTCTACAGGACTTTCACTAGATCAGATTAGACGAGGAATTGAATGGTTGAAACTAAAAGATTTAGCTATTGTTGATGAATCCTCTGTAAGTATTCTAAGTTTAGGTAAAAATGGAATCGAATCTTTGAAGATGAATTTACCTGAACGACGTTTGTTAGATTTACTAAAAGACGGGCCTAGAAAATTATCTGATTTACAAAAAGAATTGGGAACAATTTTTGGACCAGCTATGGGATTATGTAAAAAAAATAATTGGATTGAAATAACAGATAATCAAATTTCGCCCATTTTTGTTTCTGCAGATGAACTTCCAGGAGAAAAAACTCTCAAACAAATTGGAACCAAACAAATTCCTAAAAGTCTTGTTGATGAAAATGATCTAGCATCATTATTGAATCGTCCGGATTTTATTATTGATACTCCTAAAAAGACAAAAGAAATCTCTCTAACTGACACAGCGATGAAAATAGAACTATCTAATTCTTCAGATGCAATTGATGTTGAAGCTAAAGTTCCAGAAGTTTTTGTTGCAAGAACTCATCCACTAAAAGATACAATTGATGAAATCCGTGAAATATTTGTCACACTTGGTTTTTCTGAAATTTTAGGCAACATGACGCAATCAAGCTTTTGGAATTTTGATGCTCTTTTTACTCCACAAGATCATCCGGCTAGAGAATTACAGGATACATTTTATCTTGATAGAATAAATGCTAAAAAAATTGGAACCCCTGAACAAATTAAAAAAGTTTCTGAATCCCACAAAAAGAATTGGAGATATCAATGGGACATTAATGAAGCAAGAAAAATGGTTCTTAGAACTCACACTACTTGTGTAACTATCAAACATTTAGCTGAAAATAAGCCTGATGAGGCACGAATTTTCTCTTTAGGACGTGTATTTAGAAATGAAAAAGTTAGTTACAAACACCTTGTGGAATTTAATCAAATAGAAGGTGTTGTTGTTGGAAAAGATGCATCTTTGAAAAATTTAATGGGAATTCAAAGAGAGTTTTACAAACGAATTGGAATAACTAAGATAAAATTCTGGCCAACATTTTTCCCATACACTGAACCATCACTTCAGACTATGGTTTATAATGAAAAATTAGGAAAATGGATTGAGTTATTTGGAATGGGTATTTTTAGACCTGAAGTAACTAAACCCCTTGGAATTACACAACCTGTTTTAGCTTGGGGAGGTGGGATTGAAAGAATTGCAATGCTAAAATATGATCTAGATGATGTAAGAGAGTTTTACAACAATAATCTTGGATGGTTAAGGAGTGCTAAAAAATGCCAGTAG
- a CDS encoding EVE domain-containing protein, which yields MVNYWLAKQEPSGPRGYNFEQLKKEKTTVWDGVHNNLALKHMREMKSGDLVFFYHTGDERQAVGIMQITSKPYSNPKEDVERFIVVDVKYKKTLKRPVTLDEMKKEKKFKDWELIRISRLSVMPVPKPIWDAIVKMSQT from the coding sequence ATGGTGAATTATTGGTTAGCAAAACAAGAGCCTAGTGGGCCAAGAGGCTATAATTTTGAACAACTCAAAAAAGAAAAAACAACCGTATGGGATGGCGTTCATAATAATTTGGCATTAAAGCATATGCGGGAAATGAAATCAGGCGATTTAGTATTTTTTTATCATACAGGGGATGAAAGACAAGCCGTTGGAATTATGCAAATTACTTCAAAACCATATTCCAATCCTAAAGAAGATGTAGAGAGATTCATTGTAGTTGATGTGAAATATAAAAAAACATTGAAACGTCCAGTAACCCTTGATGAAATGAAAAAAGAGAAAAAATTCAAAGATTGGGAGTTAATTAGAATTTCAAGATTATCTGTTATGCCAGTACCCAAGCCCATCTGGGATGCAATTGTAAAGATGTCTCAAACCTAA
- a CDS encoding DNA adenine methylase, which yields MKQEYSQISTVTPKPFVKWAGGKRQLIPILNENLPKTFGTYYEPFLGGGALLFHILTERNAQKCSISDLNSDLVLTYTAIRNRIDELISSLKNHEKNYQKDSKTYYYSVRESNPRSEIEKTSRLLFLNRTCFNGLYRVNSKGKFNVPLGSYTNPNIVNEENLRSVSAILQSSKVAIKCRDFESVLRDAKKGDLVYFDPPYQPVSETANFTSYTNKSFTYEDLNRLAELCMKLDSKGCKVLLSNSDSKEVAEIFSNKSWKINKIRANRSINSNSKKRTGHFELLIKNY from the coding sequence TTGAAACAAGAATACAGTCAAATTTCAACTGTAACCCCAAAGCCATTTGTAAAATGGGCTGGTGGAAAACGTCAACTAATTCCTATACTAAATGAAAATTTACCCAAAACCTTTGGTACATATTATGAACCATTTTTAGGTGGAGGTGCATTACTGTTCCATATTCTTACTGAGAGAAATGCTCAAAAATGCAGCATCTCAGATTTGAACTCTGATTTAGTTTTGACATATACTGCAATTCGAAATAGAATTGATGAGTTAATTTCATCTTTAAAAAATCACGAAAAAAACTATCAAAAGGATTCTAAAACATACTATTATTCAGTTAGAGAATCAAATCCAAGAAGTGAGATTGAAAAGACATCAAGATTGCTCTTTTTGAATAGAACCTGTTTTAATGGATTATACAGAGTAAACAGTAAGGGAAAATTCAATGTCCCTCTAGGCAGTTACACAAATCCCAATATAGTAAATGAAGAAAATTTACGCTCAGTTAGTGCTATTTTACAATCAAGTAAGGTTGCTATAAAATGTAGAGATTTTGAATCAGTACTTCGAGATGCAAAAAAAGGAGATCTAGTATACTTTGATCCTCCATATCAGCCAGTTAGTGAAACTGCCAATTTTACAAGTTATACCAACAAGAGTTTCACATATGAGGATCTAAACAGACTTGCTGAACTTTGTATGAAATTAGATTCCAAAGGATGCAAAGTTCTATTGTCAAATTCAGACTCTAAAGAAGTTGCAGAAATATTCTCAAACAAATCTTGGAAAATTAATAAAATCCGAGCAAACCGTTCTATCAATTCAAACTCCAAAAAACGAACTGGACACTTTGAATTATTAATTAAAAATTATTAA
- the pheT gene encoding phenylalanine--tRNA ligase subunit beta — protein sequence MPVVELSYSRLQKLIGKVSKKQISDSLPFLGLDIESEDKDLVRVEYSPNRPDYSTDFGIALGLQGLLGIKTGPIKLNVKKSNKYPISVKSTVSRIRPFVTGIIAKNGKIDDKTIKQLMTMQEDLHFGIGRKRKKSSIGIHDLDKISFPLVYTTTTRSHKFIPLNSEKELSISEILDTTDVGKDYGSLLGQSPQVPIILDAKQNTVSFPPIINASVTTVTTKTKNLFVEVTGLNKDDAEDMLSVVATVLQSAGFTLESVKITGAKNSSPKLEYRKMSVNSSLINQILGLNLTSSKIISSLKKSRLDASSKGTNIVCTIPAYRFDIFGPMDLVEEVALGYGIQNLEPTISPSQTIGQTNSISLKLKSLDQTMIGLGYLEALNSSLTSKRVLYDMTNRDSTKLLSVLDSKSREHTILRDSVLPGLLENLSRNIHESYPQKMFETGTVFATENPISEKISFSGISAHKDANFTEIKSIIQSALNIGFGIKIETKTATNSTFEEGHCASILLNNIPIGIVGKIDSKIIENYKIRVPVVGFEISLTDSILKN from the coding sequence ATGCCAGTAGTTGAATTATCTTATTCGCGTCTCCAAAAATTAATTGGAAAAGTATCTAAAAAACAAATTTCTGATTCTTTACCTTTTCTTGGATTGGATATTGAATCAGAAGATAAAGATCTTGTGAGGGTTGAATATAGTCCAAACAGACCTGATTATTCAACTGATTTTGGAATTGCACTTGGTTTGCAAGGATTGCTTGGAATTAAGACTGGTCCAATCAAACTAAATGTAAAAAAATCAAACAAATATCCAATTTCTGTTAAATCAACTGTCTCAAGAATTAGACCATTTGTAACTGGAATTATTGCAAAAAATGGAAAAATTGACGATAAAACAATTAAACAATTAATGACGATGCAAGAAGATCTTCATTTCGGAATTGGAAGAAAAAGAAAAAAATCTTCTATAGGAATACATGATTTAGATAAAATCTCATTCCCATTAGTTTACACTACAACTACTAGAAGTCACAAATTCATTCCATTAAACTCTGAAAAAGAATTGAGTATATCTGAAATACTTGATACTACTGATGTTGGAAAAGATTATGGATCTTTACTTGGACAGTCTCCACAAGTTCCTATCATTTTAGATGCAAAACAAAATACGGTATCATTTCCTCCAATTATCAACGCTTCAGTTACAACTGTCACGACTAAAACAAAAAATCTCTTTGTAGAGGTAACTGGTCTCAATAAAGACGATGCTGAAGATATGTTATCAGTAGTAGCCACTGTTTTACAAAGTGCTGGGTTTACCTTAGAATCAGTAAAAATTACTGGCGCTAAAAATTCTTCACCGAAATTAGAATATAGAAAAATGTCTGTCAATTCTTCATTGATTAATCAAATTTTAGGTTTGAATCTTACATCTTCAAAAATTATTTCATCCTTGAAAAAATCTAGATTAGATGCATCATCTAAAGGAACAAACATTGTTTGCACAATACCTGCATATAGATTTGATATTTTTGGTCCTATGGATTTGGTAGAAGAAGTTGCTTTAGGATATGGAATTCAAAATCTTGAACCTACAATATCTCCTTCTCAAACTATTGGACAAACAAATTCTATTTCATTGAAACTAAAATCACTAGATCAAACGATGATTGGACTTGGATATCTTGAAGCATTGAATTCTAGTTTGACTAGTAAGCGTGTGTTATATGATATGACCAACAGGGATTCGACTAAACTCCTCTCAGTACTTGATTCAAAAAGTAGAGAACATACTATTTTACGAGACTCAGTACTTCCAGGATTATTAGAAAATCTTTCAAGAAATATCCATGAGTCTTATCCTCAAAAAATGTTTGAAACTGGAACAGTGTTTGCAACTGAAAATCCTATATCTGAAAAAATTAGTTTTTCTGGAATTAGTGCTCATAAAGATGCAAATTTCACAGAAATAAAATCAATAATACAATCTGCATTAAACATTGGATTTGGAATTAAAATTGAAACAAAGACTGCAACTAATTCTACATTTGAAGAAGGTCATTGTGCATCTATTCTTCTAAATAACATTCCAATTGGAATCGTTGGAAAAATTGATTCAAAGATTATTGAAAATTACAAAATACGTGTTCCTGTAGTTGGATTTGAAATTTCATTGACTGACTCTATTCTTAAAAATTAA
- a CDS encoding winged helix-turn-helix domain-containing protein yields MGRGYSTEEIREKLISVLGGAVSGMSGVEISEKIGISRITMSKYLKVFAAEGLLRQKNIGNVTLWFLEPGQKSFKFPDDYFKVIPEYLDYLVKGTEDQVYSLIRNCIHSGGTVNRLVLEVIFPSIDHIKKLFDDGKIGTSEQNLLMNTISKSLQIFNQIQVVSDPKKNVIVIAADAQSVLYSEAASAVYHSDGWKVSHLGDMSSSINILFDLDLQKLIGKIWKQKPGVLIITVFAQTYEGLNFFADSINPIKEKSGKQMKLALCGKVSKKTKIQSDLTSEKIGDILQWSQTISQNLK; encoded by the coding sequence ATGGGAAGAGGCTATTCAACTGAAGAGATTAGAGAAAAATTAATTTCAGTTTTGGGTGGTGCAGTATCTGGAATGTCTGGAGTTGAAATTTCTGAAAAAATAGGTATCAGTAGAATTACAATGTCAAAATATCTCAAGGTTTTTGCAGCCGAAGGATTGCTCCGACAAAAAAATATTGGAAATGTCACTTTGTGGTTTTTAGAACCTGGTCAGAAATCTTTCAAATTTCCTGATGATTATTTCAAAGTGATTCCGGAATATCTTGATTATTTGGTAAAAGGTACGGAGGATCAAGTTTATTCTTTGATTCGTAATTGTATTCATTCTGGGGGTACAGTGAATAGATTGGTATTGGAAGTTATTTTTCCATCCATTGATCATATCAAGAAATTATTTGATGATGGAAAAATCGGGACCTCTGAACAAAATCTCTTGATGAATACTATTTCAAAATCCCTTCAAATTTTTAACCAAATTCAAGTTGTCTCTGATCCAAAAAAGAACGTAATTGTAATTGCTGCTGATGCTCAAAGTGTATTATATTCTGAAGCAGCTTCTGCAGTTTACCATTCTGATGGATGGAAGGTTTCTCATTTGGGAGATATGTCTTCTTCAATCAATATATTGTTTGATCTTGATCTTCAAAAATTAATAGGAAAAATTTGGAAACAGAAACCTGGCGTTTTGATAATAACAGTTTTCGCTCAAACTTATGAAGGCCTAAACTTTTTTGCAGATTCTATAAATCCAATAAAAGAAAAATCTGGAAAACAAATGAAATTAGCACTTTGTGGAAAAGTATCTAAAAAAACTAAAATTCAATCCGATTTGACATCTGAAAAAATAGGTGATATTTTACAATGGTCTCAAACAATTTCTCAAAATTTAAAATGA
- a CDS encoding Lrp/AsnC ligand binding domain-containing protein, which produces MATAYVLINCELGSEEAIIKQLKGLEGVKEVHGTFGAYDILAKIESDTVEKLRETITWKIRKIEKIRSTLTLMGIEGQT; this is translated from the coding sequence ATGGCAACAGCTTATGTTTTAATAAACTGTGAACTAGGTTCTGAAGAAGCTATTATCAAGCAACTAAAGGGCTTAGAAGGTGTAAAAGAAGTTCATGGAACTTTTGGTGCATATGATATTTTGGCCAAGATCGAATCTGACACTGTTGAAAAACTTAGAGAAACAATTACCTGGAAAATCAGGAAAATTGAAAAGATTCGTTCAACTCTTACCTTGATGGGTATTGAAGGTCAAACATAA
- a CDS encoding methane monooxygenase/ammonia monooxygenase subunit C: protein MAQMPALIPKEVEIQRLKKIWLIVIAMGSTAASVEVDNFVDGSLHQTSIRDSAFTPAHWWLYSHFITLPLGWGAAAIYDRKIPVLRGPNNSMNTGLKMTILGYLATMFTIGVNEMWHFWFVEEIFAVPNHWMFNMGVVVAFMGALAYVVRVYARLVELGAETPGENPYVAEMYKMALEGKLYSRAIP, encoded by the coding sequence ATGGCACAGATGCCCGCATTAATCCCAAAAGAAGTTGAGATCCAGAGACTAAAGAAAATCTGGCTCATCGTTATTGCTATGGGTTCTACTGCAGCATCAGTCGAAGTTGATAACTTCGTTGATGGTTCTTTGCATCAAACCTCTATCAGAGATAGTGCTTTCACACCAGCTCACTGGTGGCTATACTCCCACTTCATCACATTACCACTTGGATGGGGAGCAGCAGCAATCTATGATAGAAAAATCCCAGTTCTTAGAGGCCCAAATAATTCAATGAACACTGGATTGAAGATGACCATTCTTGGTTACCTTGCAACCATGTTTACAATTGGTGTCAATGAGATGTGGCATTTCTGGTTTGTAGAAGAAATATTTGCAGTTCCAAACCATTGGATGTTTAACATGGGAGTCGTAGTGGCTTTCATGGGTGCACTAGCATACGTAGTTAGAGTATATGCTCGACTCGTAGAACTTGGTGCAGAAACTCCTGGAGAGAACCCATACGTTGCAGAGATGTACAAGATGGCCTTAGAAGGCAAATTGTACAGCAGAGCAATTCCTTAG